The genomic window TTTAGCTTTTGAAGCCTTAAAAAACATCGCTCAGGTTAACGATTGGATTAAAGAATCTGTTACAGAAAGAGACCGTTTAAGCAAGGCTTTAACTGCATTAAATATTGTGAAAAAAGTATATCCTTCTGATGCTAATTTTATCCTTACGGAAGTTACCGATGCTTTGAAAATTTACGATACTTTGGTTGATCAGGGTATCATTGTACGCGACCGTTCTAAAGTAACTTTGTGCGAAGGATGTTTAAGGATTACGGTAGGCACAAAAGAAGAAAACGACAAACTATTAACTGTTCTAGAAAATTTTTAAGATGAAAAAAGTATTGTTTATAGACCGTGATGGAACATTAAATATTGAGCCTGATGATGAACAGGTAGATAGTTTTGCGAAGCTTAAATTCTATCCGCGCTCATTATATTATTTATCGAAAATTGCTACCGAACTAGATTACGAACTGGTGATGGTTACCAATCAGGATGGATTGGGAACGCTTTCAAATCCTGAAGAAAATTTCTGGCCGATCCACAATTTTATGTTGGAGACTTTTGAAGGCGAAGGCGTTCATTTTAGCGAGATTGTAATTGATAGAACTTTTGCGAAAGACAACGCGCCTACCCGCAAACCAGGTACTGCTTTATTAACCAAATATTTTAGCGAAGATTACGATCTGAAAAATTCTTTCGTGATCGGAGACCGATTAAATGATGTGGTTTTAGCCAAAAATCTGGGTGCTAAGGCGATTTTCCTTCGTCAGAATGATGCATTAGGTTCGACTGAAGCACTGGATAAACACGAAACTTTGTTGGATGTTATTATTCTGGAAACCAAGAAATGGGAAGATATCTACAACTTGCTTAAAGCAGGAAGCAGAAAAATTCACCACGAACGCAAAACCAACGAAACCGACATTACCATTAACCTTGACCTAGACGGAACAGGGAAAGCCAAAATCGAAACAGGCTTAAACTTCTTTGATCATATGCTTGATCAGATTGCCAGACATGGGAGTGTAGATTTAGAGGTAATTGCCAAAGGCGACTTACATATTGATGAGCACCACACCATAGAAGATACTGGCATTGCGCTTGGAGAAGCTTTTGCTAAAGGATTAGGCAATAAACTAGGCATTGAAAGGTATGGTTTTTGCTTGCCAATGGACGATTG from Flavobacterium sp. W4I14 includes these protein-coding regions:
- a CDS encoding imidazoleglycerol-phosphate dehydratase/histidinol-phosphatase (product_source=KO:K01089; cath_funfam=3.30.230.40,3.40.50.1000; cog=COG0131,COG0241; ko=KO:K01089; pfam=PF00475; superfamily=54211,56784; tigrfam=TIGR01261), which produces MKKVLFIDRDGTLNIEPDDEQVDSFAKLKFYPRSLYYLSKIATELDYELVMVTNQDGLGTLSNPEENFWPIHNFMLETFEGEGVHFSEIVIDRTFAKDNAPTRKPGTALLTKYFSEDYDLKNSFVIGDRLNDVVLAKNLGAKAIFLRQNDALGSTEALDKHETLLDVIILETKKWEDIYNLLKAGSRKIHHERKTNETDITINLDLDGTGKAKIETGLNFFDHMLDQIARHGSVDLEVIAKGDLHIDEHHTIEDTGIALGEAFAKGLGNKLGIERYGFCLPMDDCLAQVAIDFGGRNWIVWDAEFKREKVGDMPTEMFYHFFKSFSDAAKCNLNVKAEGDNEHHKIEAIFKAFAKAIKMAIKRDAEKMVLPSTKGLL